The following nucleotide sequence is from Terriglobales bacterium.
AAATGGTCGTATCACCATAGTTATAGGAGGAGACGCTGATCTTGTTTTGCCGCGTCTGCGCCGTCCAGTTCGTCATCCCGAAAGGAGTCGTGACCAGCGGCATTGTCCCTCCGTAGTCACTGCCGGGTCCGGCAGTGCCGATGTATGGGTTCACCCAGTCAACCGGAGACTTCGTCGTTTCTTGCGCACTGAGCGCGCAACTCAGCGCACAGAGTAGATATGTCAGCAACAGCGAGAGCTTTGTCATGTCGAGGAGATGAGTGCAAAAACTTTGTTGGGAATCGTCAACGCTGCTTCGCTTCAGGATGACAGGTCACACCCCCGTTCATTCACGATGCAAAGGAAGAATCAAACTCTAATGAATATTTGTTTGCGATACATCGCCCACGCAATGACGAAGAATACCAAAACGAAACTTACGCTCCATGCCAGCGAACCAAGATACGGATTGCTGATGTGAGCGAATGAGCTTTCGTAGAGAATGTTCTTGATCGACACGCCATGAATGTGATGGCGGTAGAGAGCGGTTTCTGCCCAACTTGCGAGGAAGTAGATTCCGAGCGGGTTCACGCCGAAGATGACGAAAGGCACGCTCCAGCTCTTCCATCCGCGGACGTCGATTGCCCAGTAGCACAAGCCAAAGATGAACAGAGCGAATCCTGCGGTGAACAGAACGTACGAACTGGTCCAGATCATCTTGTTGATCGGGAACCACAGGTTCCAAATCTCTCCCGCGATCAGCCCAACGGCAGCGCCGGCGAATAATCCTGCAATCTTCTGAAGGTGTGTTCTCGCCGAGCGCATCCATTCGCCGGTGAAGACGCCGATGAGGCAGGTCGCGATCGACGGAATCGTGCTCAGAATTCCTTCAGGATCGAAGCGATGTGCAATCCATAAGTGGTTGTAAATCAGACTGCGATCGATGTAGCCCACCAGATTGCCGTCCATCGTGAGAACGCCCGCACCGATCCCGGGCACCGGCACACGCGTGAGCAGCAGCCAATAGATGAGCAGCAACGCTCCCGTGATCACCGCCCGCGCAACCCGTCCGGTGCAGAGGAAGATTGCCGATGCAATCAAATACACGACGGCGATTCGCTGCAGTACGCCGGGAATGCGCGCGGTGTGTACATCAAATTTGGGGTACGCGTATAGGAATAGTCCAAGCGCGAAGATGATTGCACTGCGTTTGAGCACGTGAAGCAGCAGGTGCTTGCGCGTCTGACCGCGCGCTGTTCGCGAGCTGAACGAGAAGACCATCGACACGCCGACAATAAACAGGAAGAACGGGAAAATCAGATCGGTAGGCGTCCAGCCATTCCATTTGGCGTGTTCGAGCGGCCAGTACGTGTGTTGTCCATCACCGGAGTTGTTCACCAGGATCATCGCTGCAATCGTCAATCCGCGAAACACGTCGAGCGAGGTAAGTCGCGTGTTGGATGGCGACGAAGGAACACTCGCGATTGTCGTTTTGGGAATCGTACTGACGGTTGTCGATGACATGCTTACCTCCCAGCTGCAGCCGCGCTCTGGTTTTGCCCAGTTTGCACCCAGTGCTCATAGCGGCGGCGATACTCAGTCTTATAGTCCTTCACAGCATTCTCGTAGCTCAAGGCCGGAGCATCGGTCTTCTTTTGCCACGCGATCTGAACGCTGCGAACACTCGCCGGCAATACTGCCGCGTTATTTGCGACGGGGATCTTCTTGCCATCCGCCGTGACGGCGCTCACATTCACGAACCATGGCAGATGGAGAACGATGTCCTGCGGTCTCTGCGAGAAGTTGTTGTTTAAGGTCATCCTCGCACCGGCATCCGTGAACTTTACATCGAAATTGATCTGACCGAAGTTCGTTGGAGCGCGTTTTACTGAGATTCCCTGTCCGGGTCTGACCCATTCCGGCGAAATCACTGACAGCAGATGCAATCGTCGATCCTGCTCTTCCCGAACCAGCATGTTCCGCAGTGCCATACGGAACTTGGCCGCAAACCATCCGTGTGGAGAGAGATTCTGCGCGAAGTCGCGCGTGCTCCACGGCAGAATGCAGTATTCGAAGCCGGCGTGGGTAGAACTCGTATGCACCAGGAGCGCATACAGCTCTTCAACGGCCAACTGCTGGTCTCCGCGGATTGTCTCCGTTTCCGTGTTTTTCATCGTTAAGTAATGATGTAGCCAGCGGCCCTGGCCGTAGGTCATGATGCCTTCCTGGTACTTGGCGCGCGTTGCATTCAGCGTGGCCGTGACCATCGGATCATAAGGATCAAGAATCTGCTCGGGATAGACCGCGAGCATGTTGCCCCAATCCTCTCCGCCGCTCACGTCCAGTCCAGGGGGCATGTAGCCGCCGGTACTGGCTGTGGTTTTCTTCAACGCTGCGAGAAAAGCCGCTTTGAAGTCGTTGTACTCAGCTTGATATGCCTTGGCGTCCTGCTGTTGCCCGAGAGCCTGTGCCAGGATGATCGCGTTCTGCAATCCGCCGAGCGCCCAGAAATTGTGTCCGGTTACGTGACCGGTCACGTTCTCGTTGTCACCGGGCGAAGTTGAAGGCATGAGATGCAGCGGATCATTCCGCCGCGCCTGCTGCAGCCATGCGATTGCCTTCTGCACTGATGGATAGACCTTGCGTGCGAAGTCCAGATCTTTGGTGATGCGATAGTGCTGGCCGTAGGCCCACAGCACCTGTCCCCATCCGTCGAATTGCCCACCCTGGGAAACGAAGTTGCCGTCAGGCTGCTGCCATCCAGGAAAGAAGTCTAGGTCCTGACGTGCGATATCGGAATAGCCCGAAGCATCGAACATGCGCACGATGAACGACGAATCGCGCAGCCAGAACGCGTGATAGTGGAACTTGTTGACCGTCTGAATGTAGTTGTCGCCGACCTTATCGCGCGCGATTAGGTCATAAATGAGGTTGGCGCGGAAGGTATCGTTTACTTTCTGCTCGGGGACAGTGATCTCGATTCCGCGCGCCAGCAGCGAGTCCCAAAACTGCACGGTGCGATTCAAGTAATCGTCGAACTTCGCTGCGCGCAGAGCAGCGAGGTCTGGAGAATCGGGAGGCAGCGGCTCCAAGGGCATACGGAATTCGAGCGTGTGCTCGGCCCCGGATTGAAGCGGAATATCGTAGCGAACAATGCCGACCGGGGTCGTAGGTTGTACGTGTAGCTTGCGAGTGTCGAGCTTGAAAACGCCGTTATGGGAGTTCTTCAACGTCAGGCTGCGAACCGGCGCAGGCGAGATCGGAAACAAGTACATGACTTTGCCCTCGCGCACCAGGCCGTCTTCGGTAAAGCCGTATTCCCATTCTGGGCTCCACTCCACTCCGACCTGTGAATATTGGCCGAGCCTCTTGGGAACCGCGGGACGGAAGAAGCGGTTGTCTCCCGTGCCTCCTTCCATGTTGGATTGATTCGAATAACGCATACCGGCAGCGAAGTGCGCCACCGTCGGAGAATTGCCCCGATTCACAATGCGCACCCGGATAAAGTTCATCACGTCCGATTCAGGCTTGCCGTCGAGCGTGGCCGCAAACGATGTCACTTCGTAGTCGACGTCGTGATCGCGATAGGTGTACTGATTGATGGGCAGATATCCGCGATACAGCGTCTTCACGCGCTGATGTAGAGAAACTGACGGATCGCCAGTGAAGAACATCAACTCTGCGAATCCGGTGTAGAAGTATCCTTCGGGCGACACCAGCGTGCCCGCGCGAGCGTCCATCACACCGATTACATCCGTCGGTTGGCTGAAATACGAGAAGGGCTCGTCATCGCGATCAATCGCCGGATCAAGCATCTGGGCCGTGGCTGCAAGGCTTAACAGAAAGCAGAGGGCAGGGAGGAGAACGCCGAAACGTTTCTGCATAGGTCCGCGTCAGCGTATTGCGACGAGGATTAGAA
It contains:
- a CDS encoding DUF5009 domain-containing protein; this encodes MSSTTVSTIPKTTIASVPSSPSNTRLTSLDVFRGLTIAAMILVNNSGDGQHTYWPLEHAKWNGWTPTDLIFPFFLFIVGVSMVFSFSSRTARGQTRKHLLLHVLKRSAIIFALGLFLYAYPKFDVHTARIPGVLQRIAVVYLIASAIFLCTGRVARAVITGALLLIYWLLLTRVPVPGIGAGVLTMDGNLVGYIDRSLIYNHLWIAHRFDPEGILSTIPSIATCLIGVFTGEWMRSARTHLQKIAGLFAGAAVGLIAGEIWNLWFPINKMIWTSSYVLFTAGFALFIFGLCYWAIDVRGWKSWSVPFVIFGVNPLGIYFLASWAETALYRHHIHGVSIKNILYESSFAHISNPYLGSLAWSVSFVLVFFVIAWAMYRKQIFIRV